Proteins found in one Chloroflexota bacterium genomic segment:
- a CDS encoding DUF362 domain-containing protein has translation MTTQPSASDAANLGASSKRSVVAVVRTTPDTVLDDTGAAMRMAGYRDVLPIADPVLLKINISWQHWYPACSTSPWQLEGVIKTLRVDGYSELIGAHNGTVVVDSYEGEVANKHKSVTDRLQVPTVHLDVPPNEWVLYEPKGEMLVLDKIFPEGITVPASFAGKSIIQLPTMKTHVFTTMTGAMKNAFGGLLNRKRHWTHSVIHETLVDLLTIQKELHSGLFAVMDGTFAGDGPGPRAMRWHTPGVMLASADQVAIDAIAAKMMGLDPLSIPFIRIAHERGLGCGDPDAIEVVGEDISDVNYHFEAVQNTFASRGQKLIYWGPLKFLEKVWLRSPLVPLAYLASNVYHNGYWRNLKGKRRIREALNTPWGKLFQEY, from the coding sequence ATGACAACGCAACCCTCCGCATCTGACGCGGCGAATCTCGGGGCAAGCTCCAAGCGGTCCGTCGTCGCGGTCGTGCGCACCACGCCCGACACGGTGCTCGACGACACCGGCGCGGCGATGCGCATGGCCGGCTACCGGGACGTTCTGCCCATCGCGGACCCTGTCCTGCTCAAGATCAATATCTCCTGGCAGCACTGGTACCCCGCGTGCTCCACGTCGCCGTGGCAGCTTGAGGGCGTCATCAAGACGCTGCGGGTGGACGGCTACTCGGAGCTCATCGGCGCGCACAACGGCACCGTCGTTGTCGACTCCTACGAGGGCGAGGTCGCCAACAAGCACAAGTCGGTCACGGACCGGCTTCAGGTGCCGACGGTCCACCTCGACGTGCCGCCCAACGAGTGGGTGCTCTACGAGCCCAAGGGTGAGATGCTGGTGCTGGACAAGATCTTCCCCGAGGGCATCACCGTGCCGGCCAGCTTTGCCGGCAAGAGCATCATCCAACTCCCCACAATGAAGACCCACGTCTTCACCACCATGACGGGCGCGATGAAGAACGCCTTTGGCGGCCTGCTGAACCGCAAGCGTCACTGGACCCACTCAGTCATCCACGAGACGCTGGTTGACCTGCTGACCATCCAGAAGGAGCTGCACTCCGGCCTCTTCGCGGTCATGGACGGCACCTTCGCGGGCGATGGCCCGGGCCCAAGGGCCATGCGGTGGCACACGCCGGGCGTCATGCTGGCCTCGGCGGACCAAGTAGCCATCGACGCCATTGCCGCGAAGATGATGGGCCTCGACCCGCTGAGCATCCCTTTCATCCGCATCGCCCACGAGCGCGGCCTCGGCTGCGGCGACCCGGATGCGATCGAGGTTGTCGGCGAGGACATCTCGGACGTGAACTACCACTTCGAGGCGGTACAGAACACCTTTGCGAGCCGGGGGCAGAAGCTCATCTACTGGGGGCCGCTCAAGTTCCTCGAGAAGGTGTGGCTGCGCTCGCCGCTGGTGCCGCTGGCCTACCTCGCTTCGAACGTCTACCACAACGGCTACTGGCGCAACCTCAAGGGCAAGCGCCGCATCCGCGAGGCGCTCAACACGCCGTGGGGGAAGCTGTTTCAGGAGTATTAG
- a CDS encoding ubiquinone/menaquinone biosynthesis methyltransferase, with protein MSDPRRVQRMFDGIARRYDAFNTVASLGRDESWRRLTSRIAAPEPVERGLDAAAGTGKLAAVLAARAAHVTALDFSAPMLVRGGPDLAARGLSDRINRVQGDILALPFPDVTFDCATIGFGLRNLADIPLGLREFQRVLKPGSRLAVLDIVRPRNAVGRAAYSVGFRRMMPLIGWALSGDRRAYQYLPDSVERYLDPDELAEAMSAAGFTEVGYRGLMLGSIAIHWGVAG; from the coding sequence ATGAGCGACCCACGGCGCGTTCAGCGCATGTTCGACGGCATCGCCCGCCGCTACGACGCCTTCAACACCGTCGCCTCCCTCGGACGCGACGAGTCGTGGCGGCGGCTGACTTCCCGCATCGCCGCGCCCGAGCCGGTAGAGCGAGGGCTGGACGCCGCGGCGGGCACGGGCAAGCTCGCGGCGGTCCTGGCGGCGCGCGCTGCGCACGTCACTGCCCTCGACTTCTCCGCGCCCATGCTGGTCCGCGGGGGCCCGGACCTGGCGGCGCGGGGCCTCTCAGACCGCATTAACCGTGTGCAGGGTGACATCCTGGCCCTGCCTTTCCCGGACGTTACCTTCGACTGCGCGACCATCGGATTCGGGCTGCGCAACCTCGCCGACATTCCCCTCGGCCTGCGCGAGTTTCAGCGGGTGCTGAAGCCCGGCAGCCGCCTTGCGGTGCTGGACATCGTGCGGCCCCGAAACGCCGTGGGGCGAGCGGCCTACAGCGTCGGCTTCCGTCGCATGATGCCTCTCATAGGCTGGGCCCTCTCCGGCGACCGAAGAGCCTACCAATACCTCCCGGACTCCGTGGAGCGTTACCTGGACCCGGACGAGCTCGCTGAGGCCATGTCAGCAGCAGGTTTCACAGAGGTAGGCTACCGTGGTCTCATGCTGGGGAGCATCGCCATCCACTGGGGGGTGGCGGGGTAG
- a CDS encoding NAD-dependent epimerase/dehydratase family protein gives MASGLRVAVTGAAGSVGAMLVERLAASDDVDGVVAFDNRPLTIEHPKVARFHMDIRQPYADILREYGVDALVHLAFLLRPGRNREFVRRVNVGGTAQTLRACKEAGVRQILYFSSTTVYGPHRDDPLPYTEESPVRPVRGFQYAEDKAATELMLDAFMADNPDTCVTVLRGCVIMGPRSDNFIAQAFRKPFLVSIAGADPQMQFMHEDDAQEALELCLFEHVPGVYNITGQGTAAFSEVAQVAGRRSIAVPAPLLTFLTQASWALQIQSDSQASGLTMMRFPWFASNEKFTRETGFRPRYTSREALEASTLARHAQGAA, from the coding sequence ATGGCTAGCGGCCTTCGAGTCGCGGTCACCGGCGCCGCGGGCTCGGTGGGCGCCATGCTGGTGGAGCGGCTCGCGGCCTCGGATGACGTGGACGGCGTCGTCGCATTCGACAATCGCCCTCTGACCATCGAGCATCCGAAGGTCGCCCGTTTCCACATGGACATTCGTCAGCCATATGCCGACATCCTTCGCGAATACGGCGTCGACGCCCTTGTCCACCTTGCCTTTCTGCTGCGTCCGGGCCGCAACCGCGAGTTCGTGCGGCGCGTCAACGTGGGCGGGACGGCGCAAACCCTCCGAGCGTGCAAAGAGGCGGGCGTGCGGCAGATCCTGTACTTCAGCAGCACGACCGTCTACGGCCCGCATCGGGACGACCCGCTGCCCTACACGGAGGAGTCGCCGGTGCGGCCCGTGCGCGGATTTCAATACGCCGAGGACAAGGCGGCAACGGAACTCATGCTGGATGCCTTCATGGCGGACAACCCGGACACCTGCGTGACGGTGTTGCGTGGTTGCGTCATCATGGGGCCTCGCTCAGACAACTTCATTGCGCAGGCTTTCCGCAAGCCGTTCCTCGTCAGCATTGCCGGGGCAGACCCGCAAATGCAGTTCATGCACGAGGATGACGCGCAGGAGGCGCTGGAGCTCTGCCTGTTTGAGCACGTTCCCGGCGTCTACAACATTACAGGGCAGGGCACCGCCGCCTTCAGCGAGGTCGCGCAGGTGGCGGGCCGCCGCTCGATCGCCGTGCCCGCGCCGCTGCTCACCTTCCTCACACAGGCGAGCTGGGCCCTGCAAATCCAGAGCGACTCGCAGGCTAGCGGCCTGACCATGATGCGGTTCCCGTGGTTCGCCAGCAACGAGAAATTCACGCGGGAGACAGGCTTTCGCCCGCGCTACACCTCACGGGAAGCGCTGGAGGCATCGACGCTGGCGCGTCACGCGCAGGGCGCGGCATGA
- a CDS encoding class II aldolase/adducin family protein: MPSETWSAERAAVCETAQELDRLGLVAGASGNVSLLIPGDPPLVAITPSRVTYRRMTADDVPVIDFEYEPVFGDLPPSSESALHLAVYRARKDAKAVVHTHSVYATVCAVAGIEVPAVIDEVAVTVGGAVRVTGYAPPGTEELADKAVEALEGRSAALISNHGLVTLGKDLETAMDIAVLVERAAHISIITRLLGL; this comes from the coding sequence ATGCCGTCAGAGACCTGGAGCGCCGAGCGGGCAGCCGTCTGTGAGACCGCGCAGGAGCTCGACCGTCTGGGTCTCGTGGCCGGGGCCAGCGGCAACGTCAGCCTGCTCATCCCCGGGGATCCGCCGCTCGTTGCGATCACACCCAGCCGGGTGACCTACCGCCGCATGACTGCCGATGACGTCCCGGTTATCGACTTCGAGTACGAGCCGGTCTTCGGCGACCTCCCGCCTTCGTCGGAATCGGCGCTCCACCTCGCTGTTTATCGCGCCCGCAAGGACGCGAAGGCCGTCGTCCACACGCATTCAGTCTACGCAACCGTCTGCGCCGTCGCCGGCATCGAGGTTCCCGCCGTCATCGATGAGGTTGCGGTGACTGTCGGCGGCGCCGTGCGCGTGACCGGCTATGCTCCGCCGGGCACAGAGGAGCTTGCGGACAAGGCGGTTGAGGCGCTCGAAGGCCGGAGCGCGGCGCTCATCAGCAACCACGGTCTGGTGACGCTGGGCAAGGACCTGGAGACGGCCATGGACATCGCGGTTCTCGTGGAACGCGCTGCGCACATCTCCATCATCACGCGGCTGCTGGGGCTGTAG
- a CDS encoding FGGY-family carbohydrate kinase codes for MSADNGAVFLAIDAGTGTLKAAVSATGGRLLSRASAPVPYEPQDRDAPFSRSFETEALWPAIADTVRRALHDAGVRNGSVAAVGVTSQRQGIGALDAEGHDLFLGPNMDLRALFEGLAFDEEHAETVYRLTGHLPSYMLAPVKLRWRQQNEPDTYERISVVLTVGDWVGHRLTGERALQETLAAESGLLDVTGGALATPVLDSLGLRSDCFPPITKPGEVLGALSRDAADQLGIPPGVPVVVAGPDTQCGLLAMGAASPGDTGVVAGWSVTTQSVTAAPQPDPARRTWVGRHVVPQRWVAEANAGDGGNAYRWLMELLLGPANGGFERMEALAAESPAGAAGAVALLGPAPLDLSRPGLQPGGLLFPVPVTFSGLDRARLARAALENVVFAVRGAADLLFEVTGVQPAGLAVGGGMTRTALFARVLADVMSRPVHAAPTPEVSLQGAALAAEASLEGAGALDQLALAARDGLREVTPDPVSQHEYQEHYARWLDAQSRMEGFL; via the coding sequence ATGAGCGCCGACAACGGAGCGGTGTTCCTCGCCATCGACGCCGGCACGGGCACATTGAAGGCTGCCGTGTCGGCGACAGGCGGCCGCCTTCTGTCGAGGGCTTCGGCGCCCGTACCCTACGAGCCGCAGGACAGGGACGCGCCCTTCAGCCGATCGTTCGAGACAGAGGCGCTGTGGCCTGCTATTGCGGACACCGTCCGCCGCGCGCTCCACGATGCCGGCGTGAGGAACGGCAGCGTCGCCGCCGTGGGCGTCACGAGCCAGCGGCAGGGCATCGGCGCGCTGGACGCCGAGGGCCATGACCTCTTCCTCGGCCCCAATATGGACCTGCGCGCCCTCTTCGAGGGGCTGGCCTTTGACGAAGAACACGCGGAAACGGTCTACCGTCTCACCGGCCACCTGCCGTCCTACATGCTCGCTCCGGTCAAGTTGCGCTGGCGGCAACAGAACGAGCCCGACACCTATGAGCGCATCTCTGTCGTGCTGACAGTGGGCGATTGGGTAGGGCACCGGCTCACGGGTGAACGCGCCCTGCAGGAAACACTCGCAGCGGAGTCCGGGCTGCTCGACGTCACGGGCGGAGCGCTGGCCACACCGGTTCTCGATTCTCTCGGCCTAAGGAGCGATTGCTTTCCGCCAATCACAAAGCCGGGCGAGGTCCTTGGAGCCCTTTCAAGAGACGCCGCAGACCAGTTGGGCATCCCGCCCGGCGTACCCGTCGTGGTTGCCGGGCCGGACACGCAGTGCGGCCTGCTGGCGATGGGCGCGGCGTCGCCTGGCGACACCGGCGTTGTTGCAGGATGGAGCGTCACGACGCAGTCGGTCACGGCGGCCCCGCAGCCCGACCCTGCCCGCCGGACATGGGTGGGCCGACACGTCGTGCCCCAGCGATGGGTGGCCGAGGCCAACGCCGGCGACGGCGGCAACGCGTACCGCTGGCTGATGGAGCTGCTCCTTGGCCCTGCGAACGGCGGCTTCGAGCGCATGGAGGCGCTGGCCGCCGAGTCACCGGCGGGCGCGGCGGGCGCTGTCGCGCTCCTTGGCCCGGCGCCGCTGGACCTGTCACGGCCCGGACTGCAGCCGGGAGGCCTGCTCTTCCCGGTGCCCGTAACCTTCAGCGGCCTTGACCGGGCCCGGCTGGCCCGTGCCGCGCTGGAGAACGTGGTCTTCGCCGTGCGTGGCGCGGCTGACCTGCTCTTTGAGGTGACGGGCGTACAGCCTGCCGGTCTCGCCGTCGGCGGGGGCATGACGCGCACCGCGTTGTTCGCGCGGGTCCTCGCCGATGTCATGTCGCGACCCGTCCACGCTGCGCCAACGCCGGAGGTGAGCCTGCAAGGCGCCGCGCTGGCGGCCGAGGCCTCCCTGGAAGGCGCGGGAGCCCTCGATCAGTTGGCGCTCGCCGCCCGCGACGGCTTGCGTGAAGTCACGCCGGACCCTGTCTCTCAGCACGAATACCAGGAGCACTATGCCCGGTGGCTGGACGCCCAGTCGCGCATGGAAGGGTTCCTGTAG
- a CDS encoding 3-phosphoglycerate dehydrogenase, giving the protein MKALILAPFAPIALERLRRRMTVIYEPWTETRSLRDPAELAVRLAEEGIEVVVAEVDFFFDEVFEDPSPLSFIGLCRQATNQIDMEAAAKRGVAVVNTPGRNANAVAELVIGLALSLMRRIPAANAYVHSGSWDHPMAAYTDMRGAELAGRTMGIVGMGAIGRRVARLARGLGMHVLGHDPYASGLGYVTMTTLEGLLAGSHVVTLHVPETPETIGMLGPDRLALMPPGSCFINTASAALVDEAALVEALRSGRLAGAGLDVFETHPIIPNSPLLKLDNVLLTPHVGGATAETVERYSRAITRALLRFEGAVRRDRRAAATGSS; this is encoded by the coding sequence GTGAAGGCCCTCATACTTGCTCCCTTTGCACCCATCGCTCTGGAACGACTCCGGCGACGCATGACGGTCATCTACGAGCCATGGACGGAGACCCGCTCACTCCGGGACCCGGCCGAGCTTGCCGTCCGCCTTGCGGAGGAGGGCATTGAGGTGGTGGTGGCCGAGGTAGACTTCTTTTTCGACGAGGTCTTCGAGGACCCGTCACCATTGAGTTTCATCGGCTTGTGCAGGCAGGCTACCAACCAAATCGACATGGAAGCGGCAGCCAAGCGCGGCGTGGCGGTAGTGAACACACCGGGCCGAAACGCCAACGCCGTCGCCGAGCTGGTCATCGGTCTGGCGCTGTCGCTCATGCGCCGCATACCGGCCGCCAACGCCTATGTGCACAGCGGCTCATGGGACCACCCGATGGCAGCCTACACGGACATGCGCGGCGCCGAGCTCGCCGGCAGGACGATGGGCATCGTCGGCATGGGCGCGATAGGCCGCCGTGTAGCGCGGTTGGCCCGCGGGCTGGGCATGCACGTCCTGGGCCACGATCCCTATGCCTCCGGGCTGGGCTACGTGACCATGACCACGCTAGAAGGCCTCCTGGCGGGCAGCCACGTCGTGACCCTGCATGTGCCCGAGACGCCGGAGACAATCGGGATGCTCGGCCCAGACCGCCTGGCGCTGATGCCGCCCGGAAGCTGCTTCATCAACACGGCGTCGGCTGCCCTGGTGGACGAGGCTGCACTCGTGGAAGCGCTCCGCAGCGGGCGGCTGGCCGGCGCGGGCCTCGACGTCTTTGAGACGCACCCCATCATTCCCAACAGCCCGCTTCTCAAGCTGGACAACGTCCTCCTGACTCCGCACGTCGGCGGCGCGACGGCGGAGACTGTCGAGCGCTACTCGCGCGCCATCACGCGGGCCCTCCTCCGGTTTGAGGGGGCAGTCCGTCGCGACCGGCGCGCAGCCGCCACGGGGTCGTCATGA
- a CDS encoding NUDIX domain-containing protein gives MERHFTATGFVVQDDATLLHWHAKLQCWLPPGGHIEPNEDPVQAVIREVAEETGVDAVVVPTGGVESDLEYPKEVTPPLTIMVEDINDPVQGFHQHIDFIYVCRPKARIESTPDGWRWVTREELAEGVTLARNGAEGAPPPDDVRLLGAKAFQVVRSHTS, from the coding sequence TTGGAAAGACACTTCACAGCCACCGGGTTCGTGGTGCAGGATGACGCGACGCTGCTGCACTGGCACGCCAAGCTGCAATGCTGGCTTCCCCCCGGCGGCCACATTGAGCCCAATGAAGACCCGGTGCAAGCCGTCATCCGGGAGGTGGCTGAGGAGACGGGTGTTGACGCAGTGGTCGTTCCCACCGGTGGCGTCGAAAGCGATCTCGAGTACCCCAAGGAAGTGACGCCCCCGCTCACCATCATGGTGGAAGACATCAACGACCCTGTGCAGGGCTTCCACCAGCACATCGACTTCATCTACGTGTGCCGTCCAAAGGCGCGCATCGAGTCGACCCCCGACGGCTGGCGGTGGGTGACCCGCGAGGAGCTTGCCGAGGGCGTCACCCTCGCGCGCAACGGCGCCGAGGGCGCGCCCCCGCCCGACGATGTTCGATTGCTGGGGGCCAAGGCGTTTCAGGTGGTCCGGTCCCACACTTCCTAA
- the hpnE gene encoding hydroxysqualene dehydroxylase HpnE gives MIGGGLAGLSAACALADRGVPVTLLEKRPYLGGRAFSFPDAESGRHIDNGQHIYLACCTAYTAFLRKLGVLDRTTLQRRLRAVIVDRNGRRGALAAAPLLPSPFHLLPSFLAYPHLGLRDKLRAASAMLSIKRTNRAKLRDALESETFQDWLVRHGQSERAIAALWDLMTLPVFNDTVDAVSAYMGLMFFQDGMLSGRHSADIGVSRVGLTQLVADAASRYLVERGGKILTGRNVTRIEVEDGAVTGLVADGEFTPTNAVVAAVPWDALVRLLPTGIAAHERLAPSAALQWAPIINVHVWYDRPVIDEPFLAVLDSPLQWVFNRSHIEGLPGPGQHLCISVSGAWEHAGKGRDALREVFLGEMACVFPAAADAVVERFMVVRQPNATFRCTPGTQSLRPGQSTPIDGLTLAGDWTQTGWPATMESAVRSGLLAAEAIGAGLERGGT, from the coding sequence GTGATCGGCGGCGGGCTGGCGGGCTTGTCCGCCGCCTGCGCCCTCGCTGACCGTGGCGTTCCCGTTACCCTGCTGGAGAAGCGTCCCTACCTTGGCGGCCGCGCCTTCTCCTTCCCAGACGCCGAGTCCGGTCGCCACATCGACAACGGGCAGCACATCTACCTGGCCTGCTGCACCGCATACACCGCCTTCCTGCGCAAGCTAGGCGTCCTTGACCGCACGACACTCCAGCGCCGCCTCCGCGCCGTTATCGTCGACAGGAACGGCCGTCGAGGAGCGCTTGCCGCCGCGCCGCTTCTTCCCTCGCCCTTCCACCTGTTGCCGTCCTTCCTGGCCTACCCGCACCTTGGCCTCCGCGACAAACTCCGCGCCGCCTCCGCGATGCTCAGCATCAAGCGCACAAATCGCGCCAAGCTCCGCGATGCGCTTGAGTCCGAGACCTTCCAAGACTGGCTCGTGAGACACGGGCAATCGGAGCGGGCCATCGCCGCCCTGTGGGACCTGATGACCCTTCCCGTCTTCAACGACACCGTGGACGCTGTCAGCGCCTATATGGGCCTGATGTTCTTTCAGGACGGCATGCTCTCCGGCCGCCACAGCGCCGATATCGGCGTTTCCCGCGTCGGCCTAACGCAGCTAGTCGCCGACGCCGCCAGCCGCTACCTCGTCGAACGGGGGGGAAAGATCCTCACGGGCCGCAACGTGACACGCATCGAAGTGGAGGATGGGGCGGTGACTGGCCTTGTAGCAGACGGCGAGTTCACGCCAACGAACGCCGTAGTCGCGGCGGTGCCGTGGGACGCGCTCGTGCGCCTGCTCCCCACCGGCATAGCGGCGCACGAGCGCCTTGCCCCATCCGCCGCCCTCCAGTGGGCGCCCATCATCAACGTGCACGTCTGGTACGACCGCCCAGTCATCGACGAACCCTTCCTTGCCGTGCTCGACAGCCCCCTGCAATGGGTGTTCAACAGGTCACACATAGAGGGTCTGCCCGGGCCCGGACAGCACCTCTGCATCTCAGTGAGCGGCGCATGGGAGCACGCGGGGAAGGGTCGTGACGCCCTGCGCGAGGTTTTCCTCGGCGAGATGGCGTGCGTCTTCCCCGCCGCAGCCGATGCGGTCGTCGAGCGTTTCATGGTCGTGAGGCAACCCAACGCCACCTTCCGCTGCACGCCGGGGACGCAGTCGCTGCGGCCCGGGCAGTCGACACCCATCGATGGCCTGACGCTCGCCGGCGACTGGACGCAGACCGGCTGGCCCGCCACGATGGAGTCCGCCGTCCGCAGCGGCCTCCTCGCCGCCGAGGCGATCGGTGCCGGCCTGGAACGCGGTGGAACGTAG
- the hpnD gene encoding presqualene diphosphate synthase HpnD gives MARTTALEEAYAHCQRVTKTEAKNFYYAFVTLPKTKRQAIFAAYAFCRLCDDIADEPLPLDEKRRKLREVDAALERARDGNPDGPVYSALAHAVSEYGIRWEDLSEIARGVEMDLTLNRYETFDDLATYCYRVASVVGIVCIHIFGFSDPVARDYAIDLGLGMQLTNILRDIREDAEMDRVYLPQEEMRRFGYPEEALMAGEVNDDFIRFMRFQVARARGYFDSGKRLLPLLPVRSRACPAVLGGLYSRVLDRIEQQGYDVFERRISLPTREKLFLAVRIWLQSYLPLRGGAAAW, from the coding sequence ATGGCGCGGACGACGGCATTGGAAGAGGCCTACGCCCACTGCCAACGCGTCACCAAGACTGAGGCCAAGAACTTCTACTACGCCTTTGTGACCCTCCCCAAGACCAAGCGACAGGCCATCTTTGCCGCCTACGCCTTCTGCCGCCTCTGCGACGACATCGCCGACGAGCCGCTGCCCCTCGATGAGAAGCGCCGCAAGCTCCGCGAGGTTGATGCCGCCCTGGAGCGCGCGAGGGACGGCAACCCCGACGGCCCCGTCTACAGCGCCCTCGCCCACGCCGTCAGCGAGTACGGCATCCGGTGGGAGGACCTGTCGGAGATCGCCCGCGGCGTGGAGATGGACCTCACCCTCAACCGCTACGAGACCTTCGATGACCTCGCCACCTACTGCTACCGGGTCGCCTCCGTGGTGGGCATCGTCTGCATCCACATCTTCGGCTTCTCGGACCCCGTCGCCCGCGACTATGCCATCGACCTCGGTCTCGGGATGCAGCTCACCAACATCCTGCGCGACATCAGAGAGGACGCGGAGATGGACCGCGTCTACCTGCCGCAGGAGGAGATGCGCCGGTTCGGGTATCCTGAAGAGGCGCTCATGGCCGGCGAGGTCAACGACGACTTCATCCGGTTCATGCGCTTCCAGGTCGCCCGCGCCCGGGGCTACTTCGACAGCGGCAAACGGTTGCTGCCCCTCTTGCCGGTGCGGTCGCGGGCGTGTCCGGCGGTGCTTGGGGGCTTGTACAGCCGCGTCCTGGACCGCATAGAACAGCAGGGGTACGACGTCTTCGAGCGCCGTATATCCCTCCCAACCCGAGAGAAGCTCTTTCTGGCGGTGCGCATTTGGCTTCAGAGTTACCTGCCCCTGAGAGGGGGCGCCGCTGCGTGGTGA
- the hpnC gene encoding squalene synthase HpnC: MASTVVHAIPPELAPAYDECIALAKSHYENFTVVGRFLPKRLLPHVAAVYAYCRGVDDLGDEAAGDRLTLLDAWEADLEQCYTGAPTAPHLKALQHTIRAFSIPPEPFRKLVTANRMDQTQRRYATFADVLHYCAHSANPVGFLYLLLFGYDDDERRRLSDFTCTALQLANFWQDVRRDWDKGRVYLPLEDLERFGYTEEELARGVCNQAFRDLMAFQVERAQALFEQGLPLVEMLEGTARLHVKLFSLGGMRVLDAIRAQGYDVLSKRPTVTGRRKAWLLTKTYLGMKLTRQI, translated from the coding sequence ATGGCGTCAACAGTCGTCCACGCCATCCCCCCGGAGCTGGCCCCCGCCTACGACGAGTGCATTGCGCTCGCCAAGTCCCACTACGAAAACTTCACGGTCGTCGGGCGATTCCTGCCGAAGCGGCTGCTCCCCCACGTCGCTGCGGTCTACGCCTACTGCCGCGGCGTCGACGACCTCGGCGACGAGGCCGCAGGCGACCGCCTCACCCTGCTGGACGCGTGGGAGGCCGACCTGGAGCAGTGCTACACCGGCGCCCCGACGGCGCCCCACCTCAAGGCGCTGCAGCACACCATTCGCGCCTTTTCCATCCCGCCGGAGCCCTTCCGCAAGCTGGTCACCGCCAACCGCATGGACCAGACGCAGCGCCGCTACGCCACCTTTGCCGACGTGCTCCACTACTGCGCGCACTCGGCCAACCCCGTCGGCTTCCTCTACCTGCTCCTGTTCGGCTACGACGACGACGAGCGCCGGCGGCTCTCTGACTTCACGTGCACCGCGCTGCAGCTCGCCAACTTCTGGCAGGACGTCCGCCGCGACTGGGACAAGGGCCGCGTCTACTTGCCGCTGGAGGACTTGGAGCGCTTCGGCTACACAGAGGAGGAGTTGGCGCGCGGCGTCTGCAACCAGGCCTTCCGTGACCTTATGGCCTTCCAGGTAGAACGCGCGCAGGCGCTTTTCGAGCAGGGCCTGCCGCTCGTCGAGATGCTGGAGGGCACGGCGCGCCTGCACGTCAAGCTCTTCAGCCTCGGCGGCATGCGCGTGCTGGACGCCATCCGGGCGCAGGGCTACGATGTCCTCTCAAAACGTCCAACAGTGACAGGCCGCCGCAAGGCGTGGCTTTTGACTAAGACGTACCTGGGCATGAAGCTGACCCGTCAGATATAG
- a CDS encoding secondary thiamine-phosphate synthase enzyme YjbQ, with translation MNTRRSSHLATGVRVCTAVQTVETAEQSVFVDITDLVEEVVAESSVTAGAALVFSRHTTAAIVINEAEPGLLRDMERMLERLAPRGGEYLHNAMARTIPNEPENGHAHLRHLLLGASETVPVVDGRLHLGAWQRIFLAELDGPRRREIVMQVTGVEG, from the coding sequence ATGAACACGAGACGTTCATCGCACCTCGCAACAGGTGTAAGAGTTTGCACAGCCGTCCAGACCGTAGAGACGGCTGAGCAGAGCGTGTTCGTCGACATCACCGACCTGGTTGAGGAGGTTGTCGCGGAGTCGAGCGTGACGGCTGGCGCGGCCCTGGTCTTTTCCCGCCACACCACGGCCGCCATCGTCATCAACGAGGCCGAGCCGGGGCTCCTGCGCGACATGGAGCGAATGCTGGAACGGCTCGCGCCCCGCGGCGGCGAGTACCTCCACAACGCGATGGCCCGCACCATCCCCAACGAGCCAGAGAACGGCCACGCCCACCTGCGTCATCTCCTGCTGGGGGCATCGGAGACTGTCCCCGTGGTTGACGGCCGCCTGCACCTCGGCGCCTGGCAGCGCATCTTCCTTGCCGAGCTCGACGGCCCCCGCCGCCGCGAGATAGTCATGCAGGTCACGGGAGTCGAGGGGTAG